The proteins below come from a single Triplophysa rosa linkage group LG12, Trosa_1v2, whole genome shotgun sequence genomic window:
- the LOC130562921 gene encoding extracellular calcium-sensing receptor-like — MLLSIFGMPVFLYTLLFFHHLDAKAENTLCQMMGDPKYPLLSMDGDITIGGLFSIHSLETLTSTDFTQKPHLMACSSVNLRDFRIAQTMTFAIEEINRNETLLPNVSVGYKIYDSCASRLSSVSATMALMNNHEITAGQSCNGETPIHAIIGESESSATVILSRTTGPFKIPVISHSATCECLSNRKDYPSFFRTIASDYHQSRALAKIVKHFGWSWVGAVNSDNDYGNNGMAIFLNTAHEEGICVEYTEKFYRTQPEKLQKVVNIIKQSTAKVIVAFLTGFEMNNLLEQLNIENITGLQMIGVEAWITAKKLITPKSFRVLGGSLGFSVKKIDIEGFSDYITKAFWDTTFPCSHNDENSSQYAFNCSKYQDLLVFKNDNDDVPEQRYISNVYKAVYAVAHALHSLLKCKENIGCEKGLTIQPQQVVEALKKVNFTVKFGDHVWFDSTGGAVAQYEVVNWQQDSDGSIQFKAVGYYDASLPPDQRFVLNTGNIIWTGGQLQKPRSVCSESCPPGTRKAGQKGRPVCCYDCIPCADGEISNETDSNNCMQCPGEFWSNAEKNKCVLKAVEFLSFTEVMGIVLVFFSLFGVGITVLVTVLFYSKKDTPIVKANNSELSFLLLFSLTLCFLCSLTFIGRPTEWSCMLRHTAFGITFVLCISCVLGKTIVVLMAFKATLPGSNVMKWFGPVQQRLSVLAFTLIQVLICVLWLTISPPFPYKNMKYYKEKIILECSLGSAVGFSAVLGYVGLLALLCFILAFLARTLPDNFNEAKFITFSMLIFCAVWITFIPSYVSSPGKFTVAVEIFAIFASSFGLLFCIFAPKCYIIMFRPEQNTKQHMMGKTQIKSN; from the exons ATGTTGCTCTCAATCTTTGGGATGCCTGTTTTTCTTTATACACTACTTTTCTTCCATCACCTTGATGCAAAGGCAGAAAACACACTTTGCCAAATGATGGGAGACCCTAAATACCCGCTGCTGTCCATGGATGGAGACATAACTATTGGAGGACTTTTTTCAATCCACAGTTTAGAAACATTGACTTCAACTGATTTTACACAAAAACCTCACCTTATGGCATGTTCCAG TGTGAATCTAAGGGATTTTCGTATTGCTCAGACTATGACATTTGCTATTGAGGAGATTAACAGAAATGAAACTTTACTCCCAAATGTTTCTGTTGGCTACAAAATCTATGATAGCTGTGCTTCAAGACTGTCTTCTGTAAGTGCAACTATGGCATTGATGAATAATCATGAAATTACAGCAGGTCAAAGTTGCAATGGAGAGACTCCTATACATGCTATCATAGGAGAATCAGAGTCTTCTGCCACAGTGATTCTGTCCAGAACCACAGGACCTTTTAAAATACCAGTG atAAGCCACTCAGCTACATGTGAGTGTCTAAGTAATAGGAAAGATTACCCCTCTTTTTTCAGGACTATTGCTAGTGATTATCACCAGAGCAGAGCACTTGCAAAAATAGTCAAACACTTCGGCTGGTCTTGGGTTGGAGCTGTGAACAGTGACAATGACTATGGAAACAATGGAATGGCCATATTTCTGAATACAGCACATGAAGAGGGCATTTGTGTAGAGTACACTGAGAAATTCTACCGAACACAACCTGAAAAACTCCAAAAAGtggtaaatataataaaacaaagcaCAGCAAAAGTGATTGTTGCATTTCTTACCGGCTTTGAAATGAACAATTTACTTGAGCAGCTAAATATCGAAAACATTACAGGCCTCCAAATGATTGGTGTGGAGGCATGGATAACTGCAAAGAAACTGATCACTCCAAAAAGCTTTCGTGTGCTAGGAGGGTCACTGGgattttcagtaaaaaaaattgacattGAAGGGTTTTCAGATTATATTACTAAAGCATTCTGGGATACGACTTTTCCATGCTCACATAACGATGAGAACTCTTCGCAGTATGCATTCAACTGCAGTAAATATCAGGATCTACTtgtgtttaaaaatgacaatgatgaTGTGCCTGAACAAAGATATATAAGCAATGTGTACAAAGCAGTGTATGCTGTGGCTCATGCACTACACAGTCTGCTCAAGTGCAAAGAAAACATAGGTTGTGAGAAAGGCCTGACAATACAACCACAGCAG GTTGTTGAGGCTctgaaaaaggtcaattttactgtaaaatttggAGATCATGTGTGGTTTGACAGCACTGGTGGTGCAGTAGCCCAGTATGAAGTTGTGAACTGGCAGCAGGACTCTGATGGATCAATTCAGTTTAAAGCAGTGGGTTACTATGATGCCTCACTGCCACCTGACCAGCGCTTTGTACTTAACACTGGAAACATCATCTGGACTGGAGGACAGCTGCAG AAGCCAAGGTCTGTGTGTAGTGAGAGTTGCCCTCCAGGCACTAGGAAGGCTGGACAGAAAGGAAGACCTGTCTGCTGTTATGACTGTATTCCATGTGCAGATGGAGAAATCAGTAATGAGACAG ATTCAAATAACTGCATGCAGTGTCCAGGGGAATTCTGGTCTAATgctgagaaaaataaatgtgtgttaaagGCTGTAGAGTTTCTGTCATTCACAGAAGTTATGGGTATAGTGCTGGTCTTTTTCTCACTGTTTGGAGTAGGAATAACTGTTCTGGTCACAGTCCTGTTTTACAGTAAGAAGGACACCCCCATAGTAAAAGCCAACAACTCAGAGCTGAGCTTCCTGCTGCTCTTCTCATTGactctgtgttttctctgttcacTTACTTTCATTGGTCGCCCCACTGAGTGGTCCTGTATGTTACGTCACACAGCGTTTGGGATCACTTTTGTCCTCTGTATCTCTTGTGTTCTGGGAAAAACAATAGTTGTGTTAATGGCCTTCAAGGCCACACTTCCAGGAAGTAATGTCATGAAATGGTTTGGGCCTGTACAACAGAGACTCAGTGTTCTTGCCTTTACACTTATACAGGTTCTTATCTGTGTTCTTTGGCTAACAATATCTCCTCCTTTTccctataaaaatatgaaatattacaaaGAGAAGATCATTCTTGAGTGCAGTCTGGGTTCTGCTGTAGGTTTTTCTGCTGTTCTGGGTTATGTTGGATTACTGGCTCTCCTGTGCTTCATTCTGGCTTTTCTGGCTCGGACGCTGCCTGATAATTTCAATGAAGCTAAATTCATCACATTCAGTATGCTCATATTCTGTGCAGTGTGGATCACATTTATTCCATCTTATGTCAGTTCACCTGGAAAATTTACTGTGGCTGTGGagatatttgctatttttgccTCAAGCTTCGGTTTATTATTCTGTATATTTGCACCTAAATGTTACATCATCATGTTTAGGcctgaacaaaatacaaaacaacatatgatgggaaaaacacaaattaagtccaactga